The Planctomycetaceae bacterium genome segment AGGGCGCATTCAGCGTCGATGCCGGCAGTACATTACTGTCAGCTTTTGGCAACACCGGCAATATCGTTGATATTACGTTCTTTGCTCCAGCAGCTTTGAACAATTTTAACACAATGAATTTTTCGTCAAGTCCGCAGACTCTTTCAAATTTCACAATCACATCCGTTCCGGAACCGGCAACGATGGGGTTGTTGAGTCTTGGCGCTTTTGGTCTTTTAAAAAGAAGGAACGTTAAAAAGTAATGCCACGGGCATTTTTAAATTGCGCGTCGAACGGCTAAATAAGTCATTACGCCGGCTTCGCTGAGTCGCGATTCACGAACGCAGTTTTTAGTACCGTTGGTAAAAATCAGGAATCCTTGGAGAGTCAATAAGAAGAAGTTATTAGGCGTTAGTAATCGAAGAAGAATTCTTATTGAAATGCCGCAATCGGCAATTTATTCGCCGACAGGCAACAAGGATTAAAAATGTTACGTTTCAACCTTCTTACAATTTGTATTTGTATTGCATTCTTTTCGTTCTGCGGAATTTCTGTTTATGGCAGCTATGATGTCTATATGCAGGAAAGCCCTCCCGGTTCAGGCGTTATTATGCCGGGCGTTGGTATGCACACCTTTCAAGACAAGGAAAACATTACGCTGACTACCGCTCCGAAAGCGGGTTATCGTTTTGTCGGCTGGCTCGGCGATGTCAGAGACCCCTCGGCTAATAGAACAAGTTTGGTCGTCGATGGTCCGAAGATTATCATCGCGGTATTCGAAAGAGATGAATACGCTTTCGAAGAAAAGGACCCGCAAATCAGCGTCGGCCCCGAAGCTTTGTTCCCCCGTTCCGATACTTACACCAACAGTATCAGTACATGGAGCGAGCCGTATGACCCGTATGACCCGGACTATCCAGAGGATCCTGAAGACCCAGGTGACGATCCGCCTGTTCCAACTCCGGAACCAACGACAATGGTACTTCTCGGCATAGGCGCGTGGCTTGCGAATAAACGCAGAAACGATTCGAAATAAAGTTAAGACAAACTTATAGAGATTGTCTTTGTAAAACTGCTTTCCAGTTTAATCGGATAAGCGGGAGTAACGCTTGTATAGCTTTTGAAAAAAGTTTTGCGCAGCGGAGTGTTTCCGTTTGCACAGAGCTATAGAGGTATTGAGTGAAGTTTCATGTATATACGAAATGAAATAATAATTTTATTGAAAGGTAAAAATATGAATAAAAGAAATCGCTTTCTAACGTGCATTGGGGTGGTTGTCCTGATGGTTACGCTGCAGACTACTCTATTCGGCGGATATTTTCTGCCCGCAAGCGACATCTGGCAGGGTTCACGTAATGTCAACATCAGCTCTGGCACTGCTTATGTCGAATATGCTGTGTATGATGCAACCGACTTACCAGATGAAATAGACATAACAACAACTGATAAATACGTTTATGCCTATCAGATTTTCAATGATCAGCCGGGCGACTACGATTTGCCGATAGCATCTATGATACTATCCGGCGGCAACACATCTGTGGCTCACAACATCGGCTCTTTAACTGACGGCACTACATCGGGCGTTTCACCAGACTATTCTGCAATCAACACTACAGACAGCACTTTTGTCTGGGAATTCCAAAATGGCCTTCTTGTGGAATACGCACATTCTATGTTCCTAGTATTCACCTCCGATTACGCTCCTAAAGCGGGAACTATCGCACTGTCAACTGAATATGGCGATGACATCCCAGTCAATGGTGATGGCACAACTACCGGAGATTCGTCTGCATCAGCTCCAGAGCCCACAACGATAGCGTTGTTGTCTATTGGCGCCTTTGGTTTATTAAGAAAAAAAGTGAAAAGAAGTTAATTGTAGGGCGACCTCTAAAAGCCAGTCCTCACGAAATTTGTCCTCGATCTGGTCGGGGAGTGAGTGGTGCTTTGGGAGTTCGTCTTAAAAAATCCTTGAGAAAGATTTTTTGGAAAGCCCTGCGAATACCAACAGTATTTTCAGGGCTTTTTTATGCGCTGTTAATGTAGTTAAAATTGATGATGAATTTTCCGCTTGACTTAGTCCCTTTTATCAGATATAATGCCGCCCAATCATTGGGATTTGGGGCGGAGAAAACATTTGGGCAGCCAACCGACTGGAGGGTTGGAAGGCTGGACATCAGTTAGTCAGGTCGAGAAAACGCGTAGCAGTGGTTTTTGCGCGTTCATTTCGCATATAATCCACTATTTCGGAGAAAACGGGCTGTTTTTCTGCGCTTTGTGCGTATGAAAGAGTCTTTGGCTTGTTTTCTGTAATTTGGATTTTGGAGTTATTTTGGAAAGAAGTTGTTGTATGGACTTGAGAAGAAATGTTATTGCGCCAATTCGTTCAGGCATTCCCCGTTTTCACCTGATTTTAGCCATCCTTATGCTTTTTGCCGTCCAGTCGCAGGCCATAATCTATTGGTCAGCAAGCAGCGGAAGCGGAACGGGCTTTACGTGGGCAAACGGAGGAAGCGATAAAGGCCTGTATGGCAACCCGGAAATAAACGGAAATACATTCGAGTTTACTCCCGGCACAGACTTCCAGGCAACAAGCAACGGTAATACAGTACTTACTTATGACCGGTTGCAGTTCGACATAACCGTTGACCCCGGCCAGACAATCCTTGGCGTAAAGATTGCCGAGCAGGGAGAATACAGCATTACAGGCACAGGCAGCGTCAACGCTTTCGGTGCAATCACCATTATCAATTTGGACCAAAACAATAAAATTACATCTTCGTTCCAGACCGACCCGACAATGAGCATTACTTCGGGAAGCGGCGAATGGAACGGACAAGCCGAAGTTGCCCTTACCGGCTGGTCACACATCAGAGTTATCATAACAAACTATCTTACTGCATCCAGCCCGGCAGGCTCTTCGTCTTATATAAGCAAAAATAAATTCGGCGCAGGCACAGATGACGATTCCATAAACGTCGAAATTCTGATTCCTGAACCGGCCACGCTGGCGATTTTCGCTTTGGGAATTTTAATTTTCCCTGTTACTAAAAGGCACAGCAGGCATATTGCGATAATTGCAATTTGCGCAATGGCCTTTATGTTCACAAATTCAGCCGACGCGGCTATCGACTGGGACACACCGAGCGGCTCATCGACGGCATTCGATTGGGAAAACGGACAAAGCGATAATGGTCTGTTCGGCCAGCCTCTGCTTGACACCGACGGAGCGTTTATTTTCGCACCAACAAACTTTTACTCAACATCTGCAAGCGGCAACGCTAATGACTCTCTCGAGTTCGATATAATTGCAAAGCCGGGCTACGTAATCACCGGAATCGGCGTTATCGAATCAGGCGAGTATGTAATTATCGGCGATGGTCAGGCTGAAGTAATCGCAAGTATTACAATTCAAAATCTTGTCGATGGCAGCAGTGTTCCTACCGCGAATATCAATGTGCCGATTTCAGGAGAAGGTTACAGTTTTTGGGATGGTTCGGTTTCTTTGACAGATCTAAATCTGACTCATATCAGAATCGCCATTGCAAGTTATTTAAATACTTCCGCTGTTGACGGCTACGCAGCATTGGTTAAGACAACTTTCGCGGTACCTGTTACCGTTCAGGCTCTTCCCGAACCGGCAACAATCGCCCTGCTGGCGTTCGGTTCACTGGCGTTCACCGTAAAAAAGAAATAAAACAGGCAAAACACACTTTTTATAAGCCATTCGAAACCATTGGAATGGCTTTTTTTATGCGCAATATTTATTGTGGATTTATTCTCGATACTATTATAGAATAATATCCCGGTATGGATATCGTTTACAAAAACAAGACGCTTGAGCGAATACTGATACTCACGAATATTACGGTAACAATTGTTGTCGTGCTTGTCGCCCTTGCGCAGCTCGGCTTTCACAATCCGCTTTTATCAACAAACACAATGTACGCGATACTCATCGCCTCGACGGTATCATTTATAGCAGACCAGTTTTTGAGATTTTTCAATGCACGTTCCAAAATGGACTACCTGCAGATATTCTGGTTTGGTTTCATTTCGATAGCGGTTCTTGTTGTCCTCTATTTTATTTCCGGCCTGTTCGCTGCACTTGGTTTTTATCTGCTTTTGCAGATTATCACAAAAGTATGCAGAACCATCGTCAATCTGGCCGCTTCGGGCAAAAGTCCTGCGATTGTTTTCGTCAGCAGTTTCATCGCCATCGCATTCGTCGGCTCAATTCTGCTGATACTGCCAAAAAGTCATACAGTGCCGATGAGTTTTATTGACGCTATGTTCAGCGCGACAAGTGCAACCTGCGTTACAGGTCTGACCGTTAAAGACACCGGCAAAGACTTTACATTCGTCGGACAAATTATCATTCTTTGCCTGATTCAGCTCGGCGGGTTGGGCATTGTAATTTTCGGTACAGTTTTCGCATTGTTTTTCGGTCAGACGCTTGGAATGCGTCAGACTGTCGCGATGCAGGATTTGCTTAGCGAACGAACTTCCGGAGTAATTGCGCATTTCATTCGTTTTATTTTCCTGACAACGATGATTATTGAAACGCTTGGTGCGATATTCCTCCACAATATGTGGACACAAGCCGCCCCGCTGCCGCGACACATCGACAACTTGTGGTTCTGTTCGGTATTCCATTCCATCAGCGCATTTTGCAACGCAGGTTTCGGTTTATTTTCGGACAACCTTATAAAATACAGTTTCAACTGGCAGATATATGGCGTTATATGTCCGCTGATTATACTTGGCGGTCTTGGTTTTGGCGTGTTGCATAACATTACTGATTTTTCCTGGTATAAATTTAAAGCTATTTTCATACACTGGGCAAAATCGCCCGGCCGTCAGATTGTTCCTGAAAAAATTCAGCTTCAGACGAAAATCGTTTTGCTTGCGACAATCATTCTTATCGCCGGCGGTATGATTGGGTTGCTCGTTCTCGAAAACAATACCGGCAACGGACATTTCGATTTGCCGACCGCGTTTTTTCAGTCTGTAACAGCCAGAACCGCGGGCTTTAATACCATAGACATCGCTTCGCTTTCAGCGCCTTCAAAAATGCTGCTGGTAATTCTTATGTTCATCGGCGGCTCACCCGGCGGAACAGCAGGCGGACTAAAAACCGTTACGTTGGTGATTATCATTATGGCT includes the following:
- a CDS encoding PEP-CTERM sorting domain-containing protein (PEP-CTERM proteins occur, often in large numbers, in the proteomes of bacteria that also encode an exosortase, a predicted intramembrane cysteine proteinase. The presence of a PEP-CTERM domain at a protein's C-terminus predicts cleavage within the sorting domain, followed by covalent anchoring to some some component of the (usually Gram-negative) cell surface. Many PEP-CTERM proteins exhibit an unusual sequence composition that includes large numbers of potential glycosylation sites. Expression of one such protein has been shown restore the ability of a bacterium to form floc, a type of biofilm.); translation: MLRFNLLTICICIAFFSFCGISVYGSYDVYMQESPPGSGVIMPGVGMHTFQDKENITLTTAPKAGYRFVGWLGDVRDPSANRTSLVVDGPKIIIAVFERDEYAFEEKDPQISVGPEALFPRSDTYTNSISTWSEPYDPYDPDYPEDPEDPGDDPPVPTPEPTTMVLLGIGAWLANKRRNDSK
- a CDS encoding PEP-CTERM sorting domain-containing protein, encoding MNKRNRFLTCIGVVVLMVTLQTTLFGGYFLPASDIWQGSRNVNISSGTAYVEYAVYDATDLPDEIDITTTDKYVYAYQIFNDQPGDYDLPIASMILSGGNTSVAHNIGSLTDGTTSGVSPDYSAINTTDSTFVWEFQNGLLVEYAHSMFLVFTSDYAPKAGTIALSTEYGDDIPVNGDGTTTGDSSASAPEPTTIALLSIGAFGLLRKKVKRS